A section of the Leptospira kobayashii genome encodes:
- a CDS encoding sulfatase-like hydrolase/transferase, whose product MRRTKILFYIFASFLLIAGLLYSNRLLILRYSLGWITDIRFPREPNHPVPWESVSDQQKSLKKDRPPNIILIMADDLGFNDVTAYGGGYADLGVPTPHIDSIAEQGVRFDSGYSGSAVCTVSRAALLTGRYPSRFGVEFTPTPGALARVGADLYDAPDRLHPVVIDKEKAEKSKSFNELGMPTSEITIAEVLKSKGYHSVHIGKWHLGSTEEMRPNKQGFNESLFMESGLYLPTSDPNVVNSKQDFDPIDKFLWPNMRYGVSYNGGKWFEPDKYLTDYFTDEAVKVVEINKDRPFFLFLAHWAVHTPLQASKEDYDSLSHIPNHRKRVYLSMIRSLDRSVGKILKAVKEKGLEENTIIIFTSDNGAPNYIGLSDVNRPYRGWKLTFFQGGIRVPYFAKWPGHIKPGTKYDHPITNIDILPTLADAAGAQLPTDREIDGVNLLPYLKGREVQKQRPLFWSDGHYQTAQFQGWKLIRTERPNKKWLFNLNSDPTEKNNLIAKHPEKQEELESLLLNYNKQMIKPLWPSFIEFPVLIDKTLDQKQEEEDEYTYWVN is encoded by the coding sequence ATGAGACGCACAAAAATCCTATTCTATATTTTCGCCTCGTTCCTTTTGATTGCGGGACTGCTTTATTCAAACCGATTGTTAATACTTCGTTATTCATTAGGCTGGATCACCGATATACGTTTTCCAAGAGAACCAAACCATCCAGTTCCTTGGGAATCCGTATCCGATCAACAAAAATCACTTAAAAAAGATCGTCCACCTAACATTATACTGATCATGGCGGATGATCTTGGGTTTAATGATGTGACTGCTTACGGCGGAGGTTATGCCGATCTCGGAGTTCCAACTCCACACATCGACTCAATCGCAGAACAAGGTGTACGGTTTGATTCAGGTTACTCCGGAAGTGCTGTTTGTACGGTTTCCCGGGCAGCCTTATTGACCGGCAGATACCCATCCCGCTTTGGGGTGGAATTTACTCCTACCCCCGGAGCCCTGGCACGAGTCGGAGCTGATTTATACGACGCTCCCGATCGGTTGCACCCTGTCGTCATCGATAAGGAAAAGGCGGAAAAATCCAAGAGCTTCAACGAATTAGGTATGCCTACGTCGGAAATAACGATCGCCGAAGTTCTGAAATCAAAAGGTTATCATTCGGTTCATATCGGCAAATGGCATTTGGGAAGCACGGAAGAGATGAGGCCCAACAAACAAGGGTTTAATGAATCCCTGTTTATGGAAAGCGGTTTGTATCTGCCTACGAGTGATCCGAACGTTGTAAATTCCAAACAGGATTTTGATCCCATTGATAAGTTCCTTTGGCCTAACATGAGATATGGAGTCAGTTACAACGGAGGAAAATGGTTCGAACCGGATAAATATCTTACCGATTATTTCACGGATGAAGCGGTTAAAGTAGTAGAAATCAACAAGGACCGACCTTTCTTTTTATTTCTCGCCCATTGGGCGGTACATACTCCTTTGCAAGCAAGCAAAGAGGATTATGATTCACTATCGCATATTCCCAATCACAGAAAAAGGGTCTACTTAAGTATGATTCGTTCTTTGGATAGAAGTGTTGGAAAGATTTTAAAGGCAGTCAAAGAGAAAGGTTTAGAAGAAAATACGATCATCATTTTTACAAGTGATAACGGTGCACCGAATTATATCGGACTTTCCGATGTCAATCGTCCCTATCGAGGATGGAAACTTACTTTTTTCCAAGGTGGTATCCGCGTTCCTTATTTTGCAAAATGGCCGGGGCATATAAAACCCGGTACTAAGTATGATCACCCGATTACCAACATTGATATTCTTCCTACATTGGCGGACGCCGCCGGAGCACAACTACCTACGGATAGGGAAATTGACGGAGTCAATTTATTACCTTATCTGAAAGGACGGGAAGTTCAAAAACAGAGACCTCTTTTTTGGAGTGACGGGCATTATCAAACAGCTCAGTTCCAAGGATGGAAATTAATAAGAACGGAAAGACCAAACAAAAAATGGTTGTTCAATCTGAATTCGGATCCAACGGAAAAGAACAATCTAATTGCAAAACATCCGGAGAAACAAGAGGAATTGGAAAGTTTATTATTAAATTATAATAAACAAATGATAAAGCCGCTTTGGCCTTCTTTCATCGAATTTCCCGTCTTAATAGACAAAACCTTGGATCAGAAGCAGGAAGAAGAGGATGAATATACCTATTGGGTAAATTGA
- a CDS encoding glutaminase: MINSSLGKILDSACQSIQNQIGSGKIANYIPALARVDIKKFGAAILTLNGESASYGDANESFSIQSISKVFSLTLVLNQIGDKLWERVHHEPSGNAFNSIVQLEMEHGIPRNPFINAGALVLSDILLKDSTPKASIQTVLNFLHEINGESRITIDHEVALSELKHAHRNASLVNFMKSCNNIENTVSDVLEVYCNLCSISMSCEELSRSMLFLAKEGFDPISNKRIVSPELARRINSIMMLCGHYDASGDFAYRVGLPGKSGVGGGIVAIVPEVGVITVWSPGLNHNGNSLAGTSALEAIARISNWNIL, translated from the coding sequence ATGATAAATTCTTCGCTGGGTAAAATACTGGATTCCGCATGCCAATCAATTCAAAATCAAATCGGCTCGGGGAAAATTGCCAATTATATTCCGGCACTAGCACGAGTTGATATAAAAAAATTCGGAGCAGCCATTCTAACGTTAAACGGAGAATCTGCATCTTACGGTGACGCAAATGAATCGTTCTCAATCCAAAGTATCTCGAAAGTTTTTTCTCTCACTTTAGTATTAAACCAAATTGGAGACAAACTATGGGAACGAGTACACCATGAACCTTCGGGGAATGCCTTCAACTCGATCGTCCAACTTGAAATGGAGCACGGGATTCCCCGAAATCCGTTTATCAATGCGGGCGCCCTGGTTCTAAGTGATATTCTTTTAAAAGACAGTACACCTAAAGCCAGTATTCAAACTGTTTTGAATTTTCTGCATGAGATAAATGGAGAAAGTCGAATTACTATTGATCATGAAGTTGCTTTGTCCGAATTAAAGCATGCTCATAGAAATGCCAGTTTGGTTAATTTCATGAAAAGTTGCAACAACATAGAAAACACAGTATCCGATGTTCTGGAAGTTTACTGTAACCTTTGTTCCATTTCGATGAGTTGTGAAGAATTGAGTCGATCCATGTTGTTTCTTGCCAAAGAAGGATTTGATCCGATCTCAAATAAAAGAATCGTATCTCCCGAACTTGCCCGACGTATAAATTCCATCATGATGTTATGCGGACACTACGATGCATCCGGTGATTTCGCTTATAGAGTCGGGCTGCCTGGTAAAAGTGGAGTTGGAGGCGGAATCGTTGCCATCGTTCCGGAGGTCGGTGTCATTACCGTTTGGTCTCCGGGATTAAATCATAATGGCAACTCCCTCGCCGGCACATCGGCTCTTGAGGCAATTGCCAGAATATCAAACTGGAATATACTTTAG
- a CDS encoding MBL fold metallo-hydrolase, with protein sequence MKFLKTFLLLQVIVGCILFHLSCSWDSVVLNRVKSSLKFKEDTAKELLDKDRITVILIGVGTPIPSDNIQNSTAVFVNGQFLVFDSGDGVAMAMEKQHLPVTEINGIFITYFHSDHFADLGEVIDRSWLLGRRNHLTVYGPKGTSELVNGFLKSYKLEYGYRTKHHGENVMPTQWKGAEANEFTLKPDGSSKIVYEKDGVVVRSFNVNHEPVEPAVGYRIEFKGKSIVISGDTADSENLGKHSLGADLLISEAMNKSLVAKIEKAYEFLGIERFRKIMKDIQLYHIDISELGRLAEKAKVKTLVVTHMIPVAKGFFQIKSFYKDPVRQEFHGDLIIGEDGKKIVLPLE encoded by the coding sequence ATGAAATTTTTGAAAACATTTCTTCTTCTACAAGTGATCGTAGGATGCATCTTATTTCATCTCTCTTGTTCGTGGGATAGTGTCGTTCTAAATAGGGTCAAAAGCTCTCTGAAATTTAAGGAAGATACTGCGAAGGAACTTTTAGACAAAGATCGAATCACAGTCATTCTCATCGGAGTTGGAACTCCCATTCCCTCGGATAATATCCAAAATTCAACTGCGGTCTTTGTCAATGGTCAGTTCTTGGTATTCGATAGCGGAGACGGGGTGGCCATGGCGATGGAAAAACAACATCTTCCGGTAACTGAGATTAATGGTATTTTCATCACATATTTTCATTCCGATCATTTTGCCGATTTAGGAGAAGTCATCGATCGAAGCTGGCTTCTAGGCAGAAGAAATCACCTAACAGTCTATGGCCCGAAAGGAACTTCGGAACTTGTAAACGGATTTTTAAAAAGTTATAAATTGGAATACGGCTACCGCACAAAACATCATGGAGAAAACGTTATGCCTACGCAATGGAAAGGTGCCGAAGCAAATGAATTTACTCTCAAACCGGACGGCTCTTCCAAAATAGTATATGAAAAAGATGGAGTTGTCGTTCGTTCCTTCAACGTAAATCATGAACCTGTCGAACCGGCAGTAGGCTATCGAATCGAGTTCAAAGGTAAATCCATCGTAATTTCAGGAGATACGGCGGATTCCGAAAACTTAGGAAAACACTCGCTAGGTGCCGACTTACTCATTTCCGAAGCAATGAACAAGTCCTTAGTCGCAAAAATAGAGAAAGCTTACGAGTTTCTGGGAATCGAAAGATTCAGAAAAATAATGAAAGATATTCAACTCTATCATATCGATATTTCCGAGTTAGGCAGATTGGCGGAGAAAGCAAAAGTGAAAACCTTGGTAGTCACCCATATGATTCCTGTAGCAAAAGGATTCTTTCAAATCAAATCCTTCTACAAAGATCCGGTTCGTCAGGAGTTTCACGGGGACTTAATCATCGGCGAGGATGGGAAAAAGATCGTTCTTCCTTTAGAGTAG
- a CDS encoding flagellar filament core protein flaB2 domain protein, whose amino-acid sequence MKLDKNPFRPFTAENYRLLFRQVEKIRFELRNFDWDGVSSKRISKERFWIRTSTSSYGVDGFYPENKMHLQALDSRLKFMSETMSRLEKLHLENSVSNTFQKQNLLLKTALIYLDSLAKITDRMRDLTLNDLKPPPDNETSEIEIFELTDEIDRIASQAEFNRMNLFQGDFATSSRTASMWFIAKNFNDKRRIFIATMTARSLGLRALDGGNLTLSSPGETVKILDTAIAKINRERSNLNRYLQDL is encoded by the coding sequence ATGAAACTTGACAAAAATCCTTTTCGACCGTTCACTGCGGAGAATTACAGACTGCTTTTTCGTCAGGTTGAGAAGATTCGTTTTGAACTTAGAAATTTTGATTGGGATGGTGTTTCCTCCAAGCGTATTTCAAAAGAACGTTTTTGGATAAGAACATCTACTTCTTCATACGGAGTAGACGGTTTTTATCCTGAAAATAAAATGCACCTTCAGGCTTTGGATTCAAGACTCAAGTTTATGAGTGAAACGATGAGTAGGTTGGAAAAACTTCATTTGGAAAATTCTGTTTCCAATACATTCCAAAAACAGAATTTACTTCTGAAGACTGCATTGATTTATCTTGATTCGCTTGCGAAAATTACAGATCGTATGCGTGATCTGACTTTGAATGATTTAAAGCCGCCACCTGATAATGAAACTTCGGAGATTGAAATCTTCGAATTGACGGATGAAATCGACCGGATTGCTTCGCAGGCGGAATTCAATAGGATGAATCTTTTCCAGGGAGATTTTGCCACTTCGTCGCGAACCGCATCTATGTGGTTTATTGCAAAAAATTTCAATGACAAACGCCGTATTTTCATTGCGACTATGACAGCCAGATCCCTCGGCCTTAGAGCACTTGACGGTGGAAATTTGACTTTATCCAGTCCGGGGGAAACGGTTAAGATCCTGGATACTGCGATTGCAAAAATCAATCGGGAAAGATCGAATTTGAACCGGTACTTGCAGGATTTGTAA
- a CDS encoding TetR family transcriptional regulator — MSLRDRKKQEVRVVIREKALELFIEKDFSSVSVEEIVLLLNVSRRTFFRYFPTKEDVVFDWYEELRDGLVQTLKARPETEDYYESVCETLSSLLRYYDENRDWSMKMMKLSKETSSLIAKSLEKRMLWERDLSAVIADRISKGQDKDLRAKIIVGKAMTAFYYGVEQWYAEGGKKNIRTILQKAFEFAK; from the coding sequence TTGAGTTTAAGAGATCGAAAAAAGCAGGAAGTTCGGGTAGTGATTCGAGAAAAGGCATTGGAGCTTTTTATAGAAAAGGATTTCTCATCCGTCTCCGTAGAAGAAATCGTTTTGCTTTTGAATGTTTCCAGAAGGACTTTCTTCCGGTATTTTCCTACTAAAGAAGATGTTGTCTTTGATTGGTATGAGGAATTGAGGGACGGTCTTGTACAAACTCTGAAAGCTCGTCCGGAAACAGAGGATTATTACGAATCCGTATGTGAAACCCTCTCCTCACTATTGAGATATTATGATGAAAATCGGGACTGGTCTATGAAGATGATGAAGTTGTCTAAGGAAACTTCAAGCCTCATTGCGAAAAGTTTGGAAAAAAGAATGTTATGGGAAAGGGATCTATCGGCGGTGATTGCCGATAGGATTTCCAAAGGGCAAGACAAAGATCTTCGCGCAAAAATCATCGTGGGGAAAGCAATGACCGCCTTTTACTACGGCGTAGAACAGTGGTATGCCGAAGGTGGAAAAAAGAACATACGCACCATTTTGCAAAAAGCTTTCGAATTTGCGAAATAA
- a CDS encoding formylglycine-generating enzyme family protein, with protein MAKSSKTISLIILYFSYCHCGFIKNFSANNTRSCDLPGSKEQGIHAGMVWIPPGTFENTDKIYPEEFSGKSKTVSGFWMDRTETTNDEFANFVRETGYVTEAENSQNLHGEKKPTNRLYESGSVVFQKPKTEKYNYHPLEWWNFIPGANWRHPEGPNSSIDGKGAYPVVAVSYQDALAYATWKGHVLPSEAEWEWASGGGVSRSNQNSQPKEANTWQGDFPIHDEGTDGFRGISPVGCYAKNEFGLYDMIGNVWEYTSDTWELPNQPGKMKSHTIKGGSYLCSPNYCKRYRSAARQSQEDHLASNHIGFRTILRQNIDIIKK; from the coding sequence ATGGCAAAATCGTCAAAAACGATCAGTTTGATTATTTTATATTTTAGTTATTGCCATTGCGGTTTTATAAAAAATTTTTCGGCAAATAACACGCGTTCCTGTGATTTGCCCGGATCCAAAGAACAAGGTATCCATGCTGGAATGGTTTGGATTCCTCCGGGGACATTTGAAAATACGGACAAGATCTATCCGGAAGAATTTTCCGGAAAATCAAAAACCGTATCAGGCTTTTGGATGGATCGTACGGAAACGACCAATGATGAATTTGCAAATTTTGTTCGTGAAACCGGTTACGTAACGGAAGCCGAAAATTCGCAAAACTTACACGGAGAAAAAAAACCGACCAACCGTTTGTACGAATCCGGTTCGGTTGTGTTTCAAAAACCAAAGACGGAAAAATACAATTACCATCCGTTGGAATGGTGGAATTTCATTCCGGGAGCTAACTGGCGTCATCCGGAAGGACCCAATTCCTCTATTGATGGCAAGGGGGCTTACCCGGTTGTGGCAGTTAGTTATCAAGATGCGTTAGCCTATGCAACTTGGAAAGGACATGTTTTGCCTTCGGAGGCGGAATGGGAGTGGGCATCCGGAGGAGGAGTTTCAAGATCGAATCAAAATTCCCAACCGAAAGAAGCGAATACCTGGCAAGGAGATTTCCCCATCCATGACGAAGGAACCGACGGATTTCGCGGGATTTCACCTGTAGGTTGCTATGCGAAAAATGAATTCGGACTCTATGATATGATCGGAAATGTCTGGGAGTATACTTCCGATACTTGGGAATTGCCCAATCAACCGGGAAAGATGAAAAGCCACACAATCAAAGGCGGCTCTTATTTATGTTCACCTAACTATTGCAAGAGATACAGATCGGCGGCAAGACAATCACAAGAGGACCACCTTGCATCGAATCATATTGGATTTAGGACCATTCTCAGACAAAACATCGATATCATAAAAAAATAA
- a CDS encoding DUF1415 domain-containing protein encodes MNSPNNDDPIIDLTKTWLEKAVIGLNLCPFAKSVYNGNLIRFIVSQAKSNQDLTADLKQELQILSESDPKQTETTLLIHPYVLLNFLDYNDYLGVADKLITQLELEGYLQIASFHPDYQFAGRRTDDIANFVNRSPYPMLHLLREDSVERANENHPDINSIYQNNIDTLRKLGHDGWNELGITNPASTGSNSIFPD; translated from the coding sequence ATGAATTCCCCGAATAATGATGATCCGATCATAGATTTAACCAAGACCTGGCTTGAGAAGGCTGTGATCGGACTCAATCTTTGTCCTTTCGCCAAATCTGTGTATAATGGTAACCTGATTCGTTTTATAGTGAGTCAGGCAAAATCCAATCAGGATTTGACCGCCGATTTGAAACAAGAATTGCAAATACTATCGGAATCAGATCCGAAACAAACGGAAACAACTCTCTTGATTCACCCTTACGTGCTACTGAACTTTTTAGACTATAACGATTATCTTGGAGTCGCGGATAAATTGATCACTCAACTGGAATTGGAAGGATACCTTCAAATCGCAAGCTTTCATCCTGATTACCAATTTGCGGGTAGACGAACCGATGACATCGCTAATTTCGTAAACCGCTCTCCCTATCCTATGTTACATTTGTTACGCGAAGATAGCGTGGAGCGTGCAAACGAAAATCATCCGGATATAAATTCGATCTATCAAAATAATATAGATACTCTTCGTAAATTGGGTCACGATGGTTGGAATGAATTAGGAATTACAAATCCTGCAAGTACCGGTTCAAATTCGATCTTTCCCGATTGA
- a CDS encoding WG repeat-containing protein — translation MNRTFLRLFLLFILIPSLSYPQNKTLVSFEEKDLFGFKNKNGKVIIAPRYSHVYDFNEKGVAFVVDKNEWICIDSNNKRLLSAFVFDNGPDYLSEGLGRFVENKKIGFFDSACKKKIKAEYDFAQPFENRFSIVCNGCYSEKSGEHSIIKGGKYGAIDKKGKVVIPVEYDSVSIDAGKKTAQVTKDNVKKEIKIK, via the coding sequence ATGAATCGAACCTTTCTGCGTTTGTTTTTATTATTTATTTTAATACCTTCTCTGTCTTATCCGCAGAACAAAACCCTGGTTTCATTTGAAGAAAAGGATTTGTTTGGATTTAAAAACAAAAATGGAAAAGTCATCATCGCCCCTAGGTATTCTCATGTCTATGATTTCAATGAAAAGGGAGTTGCCTTTGTCGTAGATAAAAACGAATGGATCTGCATCGACTCAAATAACAAACGTTTATTGTCTGCTTTTGTATTCGACAACGGTCCGGATTATCTATCCGAAGGATTGGGAAGGTTCGTTGAAAACAAGAAGATAGGTTTTTTCGATTCGGCTTGCAAAAAAAAGATCAAAGCGGAATACGATTTCGCCCAACCTTTTGAAAACAGATTTTCAATCGTATGTAATGGATGTTATTCGGAAAAATCGGGAGAACATTCTATCATAAAAGGTGGAAAATACGGAGCGATCGACAAAAAAGGAAAAGTTGTGATACCCGTCGAGTATGATTCAGTATCGATTGATGCCGGGAAAAAAACAGCTCAAGTGACAAAAGACAACGTAAAAAAAGAAATCAAAATTAAATAA
- a CDS encoding SDR family NAD(P)-dependent oxidoreductase, with amino-acid sequence MNRNVFITGASSGLGKETCIYFAEAGWNVFAGSRKTEDLKEIANYKNVKPVRIDLEDGESVKEAAKYVEKECGDSGLAVVIHNAGSIFFSPYEYMEESSARNLFEVLFWGPFALTRLLLPSLKKYKAQTDQNAKVLNVLSRAAWNSDPWTAIYAAAKAALLRLNDTQYLELKSSGIDVTSVIPGLIDTPFIGKSVSMIKQALFEIPEEGKKHYLEPMTRLAKISEATAKKHMGTPPSFIAKKIVKIAESKTTEISYHFGTDTFIYSLLNRFLPRTVPVWMTKKIFGL; translated from the coding sequence ATGAATCGTAATGTCTTTATAACAGGTGCCAGCTCCGGTTTGGGAAAGGAAACTTGCATTTACTTTGCAGAAGCAGGTTGGAATGTTTTTGCGGGTTCAAGAAAAACGGAAGACCTGAAAGAAATCGCAAACTATAAAAATGTAAAACCTGTCAGAATCGATCTGGAAGACGGTGAGAGTGTGAAGGAAGCGGCAAAGTATGTGGAAAAGGAATGCGGAGATTCCGGGTTAGCCGTTGTCATTCATAACGCAGGAAGCATATTTTTTTCGCCTTACGAATATATGGAAGAAAGTTCCGCGAGAAATTTATTCGAAGTATTGTTTTGGGGTCCTTTTGCATTGACCAGATTGCTTTTGCCTTCGCTGAAAAAATACAAGGCTCAAACGGATCAAAATGCGAAGGTTCTCAATGTTTTATCCCGAGCCGCCTGGAATTCCGATCCATGGACTGCAATTTATGCAGCAGCAAAAGCCGCATTACTAAGATTAAACGATACTCAATATCTTGAACTGAAGTCCTCCGGTATTGATGTAACTTCCGTCATTCCGGGTTTGATAGACACTCCGTTTATAGGAAAAAGCGTTTCTATGATTAAACAAGCATTATTCGAGATTCCGGAAGAAGGCAAAAAACATTATCTCGAGCCAATGACCCGATTGGCAAAAATCTCGGAAGCAACTGCAAAAAAACATATGGGAACACCTCCTTCTTTCATCGCGAAAAAGATCGTAAAGATTGCAGAAAGCAAAACAACCGAGATCAGTTATCATTTTGGTACGGATACTTTCATTTATTCTCTTTTGAATCGATTTTTACCCCGAACCGTTCCTGTTTGGATGACAAAAAAGATTTTCGGGCTCTAA
- a CDS encoding Bor/Iss family lipoprotein encodes MTRRFAACGILALFIVNCQHNRITFNKEAKPGKTFERSFDFYVAGLFPKRTIEYSELCENEKIFQLHYYRTFSDGLFHLFTLSIYSPKTLEVVCEAALNHIHSEKGFSSNASSFAKIKNIEETKDEVQQINVSHSREFF; translated from the coding sequence ATGACGCGAAGATTTGCTGCGTGCGGCATTTTAGCATTGTTTATCGTCAATTGCCAACACAATCGGATAACATTCAACAAGGAAGCAAAACCGGGAAAAACGTTCGAAAGATCCTTTGATTTTTATGTCGCGGGATTGTTTCCAAAACGAACAATAGAATACTCGGAATTATGTGAGAATGAAAAAATCTTTCAGCTTCATTACTATAGAACATTTTCCGATGGATTATTCCACCTATTTACCTTATCGATCTATTCTCCGAAAACACTGGAAGTGGTATGTGAAGCGGCCTTAAATCACATCCATTCGGAAAAAGGATTCTCCTCAAACGCAAGTTCTTTTGCTAAAATCAAAAATATCGAAGAAACAAAAGACGAAGTACAACAAATCAATGTTAGCCATTCAAGGGAGTTTTTCTAA